Proteins encoded within one genomic window of Oryza brachyantha chromosome 7, ObraRS2, whole genome shotgun sequence:
- the LOC102712645 gene encoding uncharacterized protein LOC102712645 — MMAEGGAKPVPVIVAMKGHPGSGKSTVACAIAAALRCPLLDKDDVRDCTLPLERVDGLAVGMLNELSYAVLWRVVERQVRLGLSVVVDSPLSRRAHLDALTQLPAALVVVVECRPGNEEEWRRRLEGRGAAVVEDYSSGWHKPKTWAELERLRDGYQGCTDYELGDVPRIVVDTTDPTISSEAIAVRVVEFIGSVLACGH; from the coding sequence ATGATGGCTGAGGGGGGAGCAAAGCCGGTGCCGGTGATAGTGGCCATGAAGGGGCATCCAGGGTCTGGCAAGTCCACGGTGGCGTGCGCCATCGCTGCTGCGCTCCGCTGCCCGCTCCTGGACAAGGACGATGTCCGGGACTGCACGCTGCCACTTGAGCGTGTCGACGGCCTGGCTGTCGGCATGCTCAATGAGCTCTCCTATGCCGTGCTGTGGCGGGTGGTGGAGAGGCAGGTCCGTCTCGGCTTGTCGGTTGTGGTGGATTCTCCGCTGTCACGCCGTGCGCATCTTGATGCGCTCACCCAGCTCCCGGCTGCGCTAGTCGTCGTTGTGGAATGTCGGCCGGGCAATGAAGAGGAATGGCGCCGAAGGCTAGAGGGCCGAGGAGCTGCGGTGGTAGAAGATTATAGTAGTGGGTGGCATAAGCCGAAGACGTGGGCAGAGCTGGAAAGGCTTCGGGACGGGTACCAAGGTTGCACAGATTATGAATTAGGGGATGTGCCGAGGATCGTTGTGGATACGACTGACCCAACGATCAGTTCAGAGGCAATTGCTGTGAGGGTTGTAGAGTTTATTGGATCTGTTCTTGCTTGTGGTCATTAG
- the LOC102712185 gene encoding CST complex subunit TEN1: protein MSPSVLQPGVPATLQELEPSSEMFRQGASLRVTGMLQSYDLSSAIAVIQDGGASLKVDTQHLRDINFRTNSTYQFIGELLIKPDNDAILQARIGRNVDGIDLNLYQQSLLIRRQYEAQLRSRRA from the exons ATGTCACCTTCTGTTCTACAGCCTGGGGTGCCTGCGACTTTGCAAGAGCTTGAGCCTTCCTCAGAGATGTTCAGACAAGGAGCATCCCTAAGAGTAACAGGAAT GCTTCAGTCATATGATTTGAGCTCTGCAATTGCTGTTATTCAAGATGGAGGTGCCAGCCTGAAGGTTGACACTCAACATTTGAGGGACATCAACTTCCGCACTAATTCGACTTACCAGTTCATTGGTGAACTCCTGATCAAACCAGATAATGAT GCCATTTTGCAAGCGCGCATAGGTAGGAACGTCGACGGTATTGACCTGAACCTCTACCAGCAGTCTTTGCTCATCCGGCGACAATACGAAGCCCAACTACGTTCCAGGAGAGCATGA
- the LOC102711902 gene encoding uncharacterized protein YwkD produces the protein MATRCVSSLALLSPTPSPSSSGKACVPSAAAHRRPRTRLSVATGGEQLVTAQEASQEPDYGVVSVHHVGILCENLERSMAFYKDLLGLKVNPARPTDKLPYRGAWLWVGSEMIHLMELPNPDPLTGRPEHGGRDRHTCIAIKDVSKLKEIFDKAGIRYTLSKSGRPAIFARDPDENALEFTQV, from the exons ATGGCGACGAGGTGCGTCTCTTCCctcgccctcctctcccccaccCCGTCCCCCTCCAGCTCCGGGAAGGCCTGcgtcccctccgccgccgcgcaccgtCGCCCCAGGACCCGCCTTTCGGTGGCCACCGGCGGGGAGCAGCTCGTCACTGCGCAGGAGGCGTCCCAgg AACCTGATTATGGAGTTGTTAGTGTTCATCATGTTGGAATCCTATGTGAAAATCTTGAAAGGTCGATGGCCTTCTACAAGGACCTCCTTG GTCTTAAGGTGAATCCTGCTAGGCCAACTGACAAACTTCCGTACAGAGGTGCTTGGCTCTGGGTTGGTTCTGAAATGATTCACTTGATGGAGCTGCCAAATCCTGATCCATTGACAGGGCGCCCAGAGCATGGGGGACGTGATCGTCATACCTGTATAGCAATCAAAGATGTATCGaagttaaaagaaatatttgacAAAGCTG GAATCAGATACACTCTCAGCAAGTCAGGGCGACCAGCCATCTTCGCTCGGGACCCCGACGAAAATGCACTGGAGTTCACACAAGTGTGA
- the LOC102711633 gene encoding protein YABBY 1: MSAQFSSEHVCYVNCNYCNTILVVNVPNNCSYNIVTVRCGHCTMVLSMDLAPFHQAHTVQDHQQVQNRGFQCNNFGSYDVASRNQRSPTATYSMSSNQQQVSPIRPPEKRQRVPSAYNRFIKEEIQRIKTSNPEISHREAFSAAAKNWAHLPRLHFGLSVADGGGGSN, translated from the exons ATGTCGGCCCAGTTTTCATCGGAGCATGTTTGCTATGTCAACTGCAACTATTGCAACACCATCCTTGTG GTGAATGTGCCAAACAATTGCTCCTACAACATTGTGACTGTTAGATGTGGCCATTGCACAATGGTTCTCTCCATGGATCTAGCTCCTTTCCACCAAGCACACACTGTTCAAGACCACCAGCAG GTACAGAACAGAGGATTTCAGTGTAATAACTTTGGGAGCTACGACGTAGCTTCTAGAAATCAGAGGTCACCAACAGCCACGTACTCCATGTCAAGCAATCAGCAGCAAGTGTCCCCCATACGCC CCCCTGAGAAAAGACAGCGTGTCCCATCGGCATACAACAGATTCATCAA GGAGGAGATACAGAGGATTAAAACCAGCAATCCTGAGATTAGCCACAGGGAGGCATTCAGTGCTGCTGCAAAGAAC TGGGCTCATCTTCCCCGGCTCCATTTCGGCCTCAgcgtcgccgacggcggcggcggcagcaactGA
- the LOC102716611 gene encoding fasciclin-like arabinogalactan protein 15, producing MGAPPSYGALLLLPLLLPLLAAGATETSPEQPALPSSSGGGNGTATATGVNSNSVLVALLDSHYTELAELVEKALLLQALEDAVGRGNVTIFAPRNEALERDLDPEFRRFLLEPRNLRSLQQLLLFHVLPARIHASDAAASSLPSSHPTLSGEHVELARGDGSMRVGTAAVTRPDAVVRPDGVIHGIERLLVPRSVQEDFNRRRSLAAISAVLPTGAPEVDPRTHRLKKPAPPVPPGAPPVLPIWDAMAPGPSIAPAPAPGPGSGKHHFDGHSQVKDFIQTLLLYGGYNELADILVNLTSLATEMGRLVSEGYVLTVLAPNDEAMTRLTTDQLSEPGSPENILYYHMIPEYQTEESMYNAVRRFGKVRYDTLRLPHKVTAREADGSVKFGHGEGSAYLFDPDIYTDGRISVQGIDAVLFPPQDTATGGSDSSGSSPSAPARKAPAVTAHSKSKLRRGKLLEGACQVMGFLGASCQ from the exons atgGGCGCCCCCCCTTCCTACGGcgccctgctgctgcttcctctTCTACTCCCCCTCCTCGCTGCGGGCGCCACGGAGACGTCGCCGGAGCAGCCCGCAttaccctcctcctccggtggGGGGAACGGCACGGCCACGGCTACGGGGGTGAACTCCAACTCGGTGCTGGTGGCGCTGCTGGACTCGCACTACACGGAGCTGGCGGAGCTGGTGGAGAaggcgctgctgctgcaggcgCTGGAGGACGCCGTCGGGAGGGGGAACGTCACCATCTTCGCGCCCAGGAACGAGGCGCTCGAGCGCGACCTCGACCCGGAGTtccgccgcttcctcctcgAGCCGCGCAACCTCAGGTcgctgcagcagctgctcctCTTCCACGTCCTCCCCGCCCGCATCCACGCttccgacgccgccgcctcctcgctgCCCTCCTCCCACCCCACCCTCTCCGGCGAGCACGTCGAGCTTGCTCGTGGGGATGGCTCGATGCGGGTCGGCACCGCCGCTGTCACGCGCCCCGACGCGGTGGTGCGCCCCGACGGCGTCATCCACGGCATCGAGCGCCTCCTCGTGCCGCGCTCCGTGCAGGAGGACTtcaaccgccgccgcagcctcgCCGCCATCTCGGCCGTGCTCCCCACGGGGGCTCCCGAGGTGGATCCCCGGACGCACCGGCTGAAGAAGCCCGCCCCGCCCGTTCcccccggcgcgccgccggtgctCCCGATCTGGGACGCAATGGCGCCGGGCCCATCCATCGcgcctgcgccggcgccggggcccGGGTCCGGGAAGCACCACTTCGACGGGCACAGCCAGGTGAAGGACTTCATCCAGACCCTCCTCCTCTACGGCGGCTACAACGAGCTCGCCGACATCCTCGTCAACCTCACCTCGCTCGCGACAGAGATGGGCCGCCTCGTCTCCGAGGGCTACGTGCTCACCGTCCTGGCGCCCAACGACGAGGCCATGACGCGGCTGACGACCGACCAGCTCAGCGAGCCGGGCTCCCCGGAGAACATCCTCTACTACCACATGATCCCGGAGTACCAGACGGAGGAGAGCATGTACAACGCCGTCCGCCGCTTCGGCAAGGTGAGGTACGACACGCTCCGGCTGCCGCACAaggtgacggcgagggaggcCGACGGGTCGGTCAAGTTCGGCCACGGCGAGGGCTCCGCCTACCTCTTCGACCCGGACATCTACACCGACGGGAGGATCTCCGTGCAGGGCATCGACGCCGTGCTCTTCCCGCCCCAGGACACCGCCACCGGCGGCTCCGACTCCTCCGGTTCCTCCCCCTCCGCGCCGGCCAGGAAGGCCCCCGCCGTCACCGCCCATTCCAAGTCCAAGCTCCGACGAG GGAAGTTGTTGGAAGGGGCATGCCAGGTGATGGGCTTCCTAGGCGCGAGCTGCCAATAG